A stretch of Cucumis sativus cultivar 9930 chromosome 2, Cucumber_9930_V3, whole genome shotgun sequence DNA encodes these proteins:
- the LOC101215322 gene encoding hemiasterlin resistant protein 1, with amino-acid sequence MPRRSSGGRSASRPAPRAPLRNPPAPASPAPPPAPVQGGGGGSMLGGLGATIAQGMAFGTGSAVAHRAVDAVMGPRTIQHETVDSSASSAPSVASNSGGSDACNVQSKSFQDCLNHYGSDISKCQFYLDMLQECRRSSGSVLGA; translated from the exons ATGCCTCGTCGTAGCTCCGGTG GACGATCTGCTTCCCGTCCCGCCCCACGCGCTCCACTTCGCAATCCTCCGGCGCCAG CTAGTCCCGCTCCTCCACCTGCACCTGTACaaggtggtggtggtggttcTATGCTTGGAGGTCTTGGTGCAACTATTGCTCAAG GTATGGCCTTTGGTACCGGAAGTGCAGTGGCTCACAGGGCTGTCGATGCCGTAATGGGTCCTCGAACCATCCAGCATGAGACTGTTGATTCGTCAGCCTCCTCAGCACCTTCTGTTGCAAGCAATTCTGGTGGTTCTGATGCTTGTAATGTTCAGTCAAAATCCTTTCAAGAT TGCCTGAACCACTATGGAAGTGACATTAGCAAGTGCCAATTCTACTTGGATATGTTGCAGGAGTGCCGCAGGAGCTCAGGTTCTGTTTTGGGTgcttaa